In one window of Ignavibacteria bacterium DNA:
- a CDS encoding NAD(P)H-dependent oxidoreductase subunit E: MEYVAAEKAQQIIDRWDRKPENIIEMMHDIQNEFNYLPYDILMEVSQRANVPIAKIYNIATFYNAFSLKPKGKHRIHICMGTPCHALGAERLVSAIERELDIKCGDTTKDMKFSLDICGCVGTCGLAPVVIIGDELYGPISVQGVPKLIKKYEGK; encoded by the coding sequence ATGGAATATGTAGCGGCAGAAAAGGCTCAGCAAATTATCGACCGCTGGGACCGTAAACCGGAGAATATTATTGAAATGATGCATGACATTCAAAATGAATTCAACTATTTGCCTTACGACATTCTCATGGAAGTATCCCAAAGAGCAAATGTTCCTATTGCTAAAATTTACAATATCGCAACTTTCTATAATGCATTCAGTCTTAAACCAAAAGGTAAACATCGCATCCATATTTGCATGGGAACTCCTTGTCATGCATTAGGTGCCGAAAGACTAGTAAGTGCAATTGAAAGAGAATTGGATATAAAATGTGGCGATACGACTAAAGATATGAAGTTTAGTCTCGATATCTGCGGATGCGTTGGTACTTGCGGGCTTGCTCCGGTTGTGATAATTGGGGATGAATTGTATGGACCGATTTCTGTTCAGGGTGTACCAAAATTGATAAAGAAATATGAGGGAAAATAA